AGTGGTTGGTGCCGTAAGGCGGGGAGATATTTAGCCCGAAACGGAAAGAATGTCCAGAAGTTTTTATGGGACCGGCATATTTTATGACGCCGGAGCCCTTCATCACGCACAGAAACTTTTGATGCTGAACAGGATAGTTCCCCCGCCGTCCATCAACCTGCCGGGACACGGAGGCCGCCATGCTGTCCGGCGCCTTCCCGGCTGGATCATCCTTCTTCCCTGTCGGAGCCGTTAAACCGGCGGAACAGAAAATAAAGTCCCATGAAAATTTTCGGGTCCACCACCTTTCCCTGTCCTGTCTGGTCCATCAGCCAGTCGTGCACCAAAAAAAGAGGAATCCGGTGTACGGTAATATCCTCATTGTCCACCCCTCCTCCTTCCGCTACCTGCCGAAGTCCGTCCGCCAGATAAAAGGATACCATTTCCGTCGTCAGTCCGGGGGAGGAAGGCCCGGTAAACAGATAGGTCCAGGAGGAAGCGCTGTATCCGGTTTCCTCTTCCAGCTCCCTGCGCGCGGATTCCAAGGTGCTTTCCTCTCCGCCGTCCCCGGAAAGCCCGGCAGGCAGCCCGATGGTAAGCGCATGCAGGGGAAAACGGTACTCCTCCACCAGCAGCAATTCTCCCTCTTCCGTCACCGCAATCACCATGACGGCTCCGTTGGCGTTTACCCTGCGTACATATTCCCATCTGCCCTCCTTGACCAATTCCAGAAATTTGCCACGGAAAAGGGGTTGAGGCCGTTCTTCAGGATTATCCGCATGTTTCATCATGGGGCCACGTTAGATTTCCGGCCGGCTCTTGTCAACCACGTCGCCGTACCTCTTCCGTAGCATGCCGGATTCCGGCATGCTACGGTTCGTGTAAGTGCTTGATAAGCCCGTTCGTAATTGTTTCCTTTTCGTCACATTAGGCCCAAACAACAAAGTAAATCATTGATAATAAAAAGGTAATATACGTTTCAAAGAAATATACTCAGGAGGACTAAATTATTGATCGAATCAAGACTAAAAAATTCTTTGATGTGGAACCCCCGTGGAACTTGAAGCG
This genomic stretch from Akkermansia biwaensis harbors:
- a CDS encoding NUDIX hydrolase, producing MMKHADNPEERPQPLFRGKFLELVKEGRWEYVRRVNANGAVMVIAVTEEGELLLVEEYRFPLHALTIGLPAGLSGDGGEESTLESARRELEEETGYSASSWTYLFTGPSSPGLTTEMVSFYLADGLRQVAEGGGVDNEDITVHRIPLFLVHDWLMDQTGQGKVVDPKIFMGLYFLFRRFNGSDREEG